The region GTTGGTAGTATCGTTGGACCCTTTAACTCCCTTACTGATGgcgttactactactactactactaccactactaccggTGAGCAGATAATTTTCGTCACTAAAATAACGGGAAGCGGAAGCAGGAAGGAGGTGGCAGGATTTGGTGTTGGTTGCTGTTTTTGCCTCGACGATCGCCATAGATGGTTTCGCCGCTTGTAGCGCCACTGACGTCTCTAGTTGCAGTGAAGGATTACTGCTGTTACTACTTTTACTTGTTCTAAAACTattactaccaccactacttGCGCTACTTCGGTTTTGGTTGCTGTTATCGCTGGGAAATTCTTCTGATTTCGAGATACATGAAGAACCAGCGGTTGCAGAGCTCCCACTTCCAGCAATAatcgtagtagcagcagtagtaataTTAGATTTAGTAGCAGTGGTAACAGTAGCGCTGGCAGGAGAGGTCATGAAGGGGGAGGTAGCGGCAGCCGTCGCTGGTCGGGATTTGCACAACTCTGAGACTACTGTTTGACACTCACCGGACTCCcatccttcctcttcctcgccaTCCTCATCGccctcatcgtcctcttcgtcatcttcttcctcgacGGAGTTGGTGCCGGAATTTTCCTCGGAGGAGCCACCGGAATGGTTGTTCTGCTGTTGATGGGCTGCTTTCTGGGACGCCTTTTTCACAGCGGGCACCGTCACGGGTGAAGGTGATTGCGCTTTGCCGTAGCCCAACTTGATCGTGGGCGATGAGGCGGATGCTGgatcgtgttgctgctggtgcgcgtaCACCGGCGACTGTAGTTTGCCCGGCGACATAGCCATCGGTTTGACCGAATGCTGCCCTCCTACTCCACCATCGGGGTTTGCGATGTTACCATAAATGCAACCACTGTTCTGTTGACTGTTTCCCAGCGATGCGCGATTGttgcctccaccgccaccaccactcgttcgatggtgctgctgcatttggAGATCGTGAAAGGGTTGCACTGCATTCGGGGCCAGCAGCTGTGGCCTTGGCAgtggtttgctgttgttatGGTGATGGGCGCTAATAGAGACCGATGCAAAGATCGAGTAATCGCCATCGACCAtggcttgctgttgctgcagctgctgttgcggcgAAAGCTCGCGAATAGCTTGGTGTTGCTTTTCGCCATTCCGTCGCTCATTTATCGGTACTCGTTGCAAAAAGACAACCACCTGGAACGATGGAAAATAGTGAAATAAATGTGCGTAAAAGGGCCGgtttaaatttgctttcaGGCTTCCCAGTTTCACACACCTGTTCTGGGCACTTTTTGGTGTTTCCTTTGTGAGCATCATCGATTTCCTTCTTGGTCAACGATAACACCAAGCGATTCTGTGAATCATCTATACGACAAAGTGGAAGGGAAACGGTCAGTGTCAGCAACAAGAGAACCCGCTACCATAGCGGTCACTCACATTTTCCCGCTCGCTCGACGAAAAAAGTATTGAACCAAAAGTGACATCGTTTGTCTTGCAGCTTCGAGCGCGCAAACTCGATCTTCACGTCACCGGTAAGTGGAGCACAGTAGTTAAGCTGCACCGTCACGTACTCTTCCGAGCGATGGAACTCAGTCAAAGGGTATGATTCCTTGCTGCCCTTCATACTAATCGTACCGGATTTGAGCGGTACATCGGCCGGACTTATTCGAATTTCGGAGATCTGGCAACGATGAGAAGGAGAAACGTATTAGCGATATTAGCAGTGCAGCAGAATGCTTAACAGTAACCCTTTTCCCGCCACTTACGTAGAGTGTCACATCCTGGTATGGTCCCGTACCACGTAGAAGCTGCTCGTAGTACTCGACGTACCGTCGTTGCGAGGGAATGGTGACACCTTTCTTGTCCTTGGTACGCTTCTCCGCGTAAAACGTCAGTGCTTCGTTGGCCGTTTGGAAGGTTTTACTGTACAGCAGATAGCAGCATATCATCGTACCTGTTGCGAAGGGACAAAAttgcaaataaaatattatgcTGGCAAGAGACAATGACCGCACAGAAAAATTTCGAAAGCCACAAATGTTCACTACGATCGCAATCATGGCTGCAGTAATCATGGCTACATTGTCGAATCAAAGGGTTCTGTTGGGAAAAGCATAGGTAACACAAAGGAATTCGAAATACTTTAAAGAGCCACATCGACCCTTATCAGAGGCGATGGGGAGCGAGTGGGTGTGACTAGGTACATTCTCAACACGTGATCATTAAGTGATGATAGTGCATTCTAGCCACACGACAGGGAGCAATGTGATCTGAATCTTCCCTTCTGGACGATTCGTTTCGCTATCGCTACATTCGAACGATTCATTCGCAGCGAGTCTCATTCTATTGTGACTCATTTAGCAAGGTCAACGGGGAAGTAGCCTAAACAAAAAGATCATTTTACTTATTAAATTTGCCTGCTAAAAGTTacatcatcaacattaacACAGCAAATTCCATGGAAAATTCTTATCAGTAGCGGTGACTAATGCTGAAAGCTAACGTACCATGTCGATTCAATAAGGAACCGAGCTTAGCTCTCAACACTCTACACCAATTTTTTTAGCAACGTAACAAACTTACCTGTACGACCTTTACCAGCCTTGCAGTGAATGGCCACAACATTGCGGCTATCGCGGCGAAGGAATTCGTCCACATCCTCGCAGAATTTGTTAATCAGCTCGATATCCGGTGGGTTGTGGTCCTTGAACGGGTACTCGGCGTAATGCTGCACATGGTTTGAGGAGTAGCAAGATAAGAATCATGCGATGGCGGTATTAGTCGTCCATTCTAGTACTAGCGTGCAGGCCCGTAAGCCATTTACATAACACTACGCTCGGGAACACGGCGATaagggaaggaagggcaaCCCCGTTGACTGGGTGCAGCTTGATAAGCGACTCCCCGTGATGTAATGAAACACGATCAATCACCATTTGCACCGTTGTGCGCTTGGGGACTAGATGGTAGAAATGGAACCCAAAAGCAGTACAACAATAGTAGAATACAAAGAGACAATAGTAGAAGTAGCGGTTCCTTGCGTGACATTTTTGCCTGAAGAAGGTTTATAACGAGAGAACACCCAATCTGATCTAATCTGCTGCTCGAAGAGGAAGATGCCGATCTACGCATCCTTTCATCACATCTCTCACCCCTTTGATAACGTAATGGCTCCCCTCTTATCAATAGCAGATTGGCATCCAAAAGTATTGCCGGCGAAACAACCGCGTTGGTATAAACAACGACTTCTCCAAGAATTGATAATCAATATTCACAAACAAGCGGTCGCATTGACTAGACTAAGGATGGCCGATTTGATGCTCTTGCAACCAGTGCGACCAGAGCAGGTAGCGCGAAATAACATAAATTGTTGCAATCGTCACCCGCGAACGCCTACAGGCACACCcgtcgacgatcgatcgaccgtgGATGTATTTCGCGGAAATGAAGGAGGGAAAATGTTCGAATCCCTTTGCTCACGGCGACGTTTTCATCTCCGCCAATGGGGCTGGTTAGCATCCGATGACGCTTGGCGAGGTGGCCTTAGTAACAGCTGCCAACGCAATCTTGACATCTCagctacgatgatgatgatgacgatgattagAGGGTGCACTGCACcacgtgtatctgtgtgtgcgcgggggGGGTTTGTGTCTCAGTCTGTTCCGCCCTCGCATGCCAACACATTGTGCAGCGACCTCCCTTTCCTCGATTGGAAGGGGGGGTGCGCCGCGCACACCTTACATGATACACGATGCACTCGGTGGTCCGTCCGTCTGCTGCACCGATAGACCGATTCTATCTCTTTCTGTCGGGTTGTTACAATTGCCTCTTTCCCCCTGGCACACACAACAGCCATTGTTGCTAGCCTGTGCACACCACTGGGCACCTGGGGCCGGAGAGAGGTCGTCAGTCGTTTAGCGGTAtagccgccagccagccagcgtgcgCCTTAATGCCGCTCGCAGCAAATGCATGATTGATCGGTTGCGCTGCCGCCGGGGGAGTAGATCGCCAGATCACGGGCGAGAGCGATAGATCGTTTTGCGGTGTTAAATAGCGCTAAAAGATTTGCCGTGCACGCTGGCAGTCGGATCAGATCGGGCGCACGATTGTTATGTATcatcgctcgcgctcgctgctGGCTCTCTCGTCAGCGCAGCGGGGCTTGTGGCGATAATTGATGGCCTGACCGACCGGTTAAACCCA is a window of Anopheles aquasalis chromosome 2, idAnoAquaMG_Q_19, whole genome shotgun sequence DNA encoding:
- the LOC126571437 gene encoding uncharacterized protein LOC126571437 isoform X3 — encoded protein: MANPPNLLREMVSGQRKRFIEDGYNLDLSYIGDRIIAMGYPADNVEAIYRNKRGDVVRFLKEKHSDCCKVYNLCSERAYDATLFQHYAEYPFKDHNPPDIELINKFCEDVDEFLRRDSRNVVAIHCKAGKGRTGTMICCYLLYSKTFQTANEALTFYAEKRTKDKKGVTIPSQRRYVEYYEQLLRGTGPYQDVTLYISEIRISPADVPLKSGTISMKGSKESYPLTEFHRSEEYVTVQLNYCAPLTGDVKIEFARSKLQDKRCHFWFNTFFVERAGKYDSQNRLVLSLTKKEIDDAHKGNTKKCPEQVVVFLQRVPINERRNGEKQHQAIRELSPQQQLQQQQAMVDGDYSIFASVSISAHHHNNSKPLPRPQLLAPNAVQPFHDLQMQQHHRTSGGGGGGNNRASLGNSQQNSGCIYGNIANPDGGVGGQHSVKPMAMSPGKLQSPVYAHQQQHDPASASSPTIKLGYGKAQSPSPVTVPAVKKASQKAAHQQQNNHSGGSSEENSGTNSVEEEDDEEDDEGDEDGEEEEGWESESPESLVRYRLLSEPEIVNLLSSTVASGTSPPPPPVSGITNGDPQPLCSLLNSSSDNSSTTTSCSSNSNSSRSSKSSSCNNKRKSAPSTGSPSAIVNGACHDDITAIMSGEKEPNIPSQITTKSSASGLSAPGQNLRNSDMVQV
- the LOC126571437 gene encoding phosphatidylinositol 3,4,5-trisphosphate 3-phosphatase and dual-specificity protein phosphatase PTEN isoform X5; protein product: MANPPNLLREMVSGQRKRFIEDGYNLDLSYIGDRIIAMGYPADNVEAIYRNKRGDVVRFLKEKHSDCCKVYNLCSERAYDATLFQHYAEYPFKDHNPPDIELINKFCEDVDEFLRRDSRNVVAIHCKAGKGRTGTMICCYLLYSKTFQTANEALTFYAEKRTKDKKGVTIPSQRRYVEYYEQLLRGTGPYQDVTLYISEIRISPADVPLKSGTISMKGSKESYPLTEFHRSEEYVTVQLNYCAPLTGDVKIEFARSKLQDKRCHFWFNTFFVERAGKYDSQNRLVLSLTKKEIDDAHKGNTKKCPEQVVVFLQRVPINERRNGEKQHQAIRELSPQQQLQQQQAMVDGDYSIFASVSISAHHHNNSKPLPRPQLLAPNAVQPFHDLQMQQHHRTSGGGGGGNNRASLGNSQQNSGCIYGNIANPDGGVGGQHSVKPMAMSPGKLQSPVYAHQQQHDPASASSPTIKLGYGKAQSPSPVTVPAVKKASQKAAHQQQNNHSGGSSEENSGTNSVEEEDDEEDDEGDEDGEEEEGWESGESTHL
- the LOC126571437 gene encoding phosphatidylinositol 3,4,5-trisphosphate 3-phosphatase and dual-specificity protein phosphatase PTEN isoform X4; translated protein: MANPPNLLREMVSGQRKRFIEDGYNLDLSYIGDRIIAMGYPADNVEAIYRNKRGDVVRFLKEKHSDCCKVYNLCSERAYDATLFQHYAEYPFKDHNPPDIELINKFCEDVDEFLRRDSRNVVAIHCKAGKGRTGTMICCYLLYSKTFQTANEALTFYAEKRTKDKKGVTIPSQRRYVEYYEQLLRGTGPYQDVTLYISEIRISPADVPLKSGTISMKGSKESYPLTEFHRSEEYVTVQLNYCAPLTGDVKIEFARSKLQDKRCHFWFNTFFVERAGKYDSQNRLVLSLTKKEIDDAHKGNTKKCPEQVVVFLQRVPINERRNGEKQHQAIRELSPQQQLQQQQAMVDGDYSIFASVSISAHHHNNSKPLPRPQLLAPNAVQPFHDLQMQQHHRTSGGGGGGNNRASLGNSQQNSGCIYGNIANPDGGVGGQHSVKPMAMSPGKLQSPVYAHQQQHDPASASSPTIKLGYGKAQSPSPVTVPAVKKASQKAAHQQQNNHSGGSSEENSGTNSVEEEDDEEDDEGDEDGEEEEGWESVYPYKPIILRTIC